The window CTTAGATTATTACCAACAAAATCCATTTAAAGTATATGAGAAAGATGAGTATGAAAATATCGTTATAGAACTTTTAGAAAGATTATCTCCTTCAGTTGTTGTACATCGTTTAACAGGAGATGCAAAAAAAGATGAACTTTTTGAGCCTTTGTGGAGTCTTAATAAAAGAGGTATTTTAAATTCTATTGAAAAAAAAATGAAAGCATCTAAGTCATATCAAGGAAAATTTTTTAATGAGAAAGAGGCGATAAAGTGAGTGTAATAGATAGAATTAATACTATGCAAAATAAATTTACTTCTAAAGAAAAAAAAATAAATAAATTTATAATGGCAAACCTTGATAAAATTATGTATATGAATACTTACGAAATAGCAGAACAATGTGATACCAGTCAGGCATCGGTTGTTAGATTTGCCAAAAAACTTGGTTATTCTGGTTTTCCAGAATTAAAAGTGGATTTCGGAAAAGAGATTGGGCGGAGAGAGGCAAAAGATAAAATAACTTTTACCTATGAAGATATATCTGAAAATGGAGAGATTGGGGAAACTGTAAAAAATGTTGTTAAAATAAATACGAGTATAATTCAAGATACCTATTCATCTCTTGATATACAAACAATAGAAGAAACTGTAAAAACTATAAAAAAAGCTAGAAAAGTTATGATAGTTGGGGCAGGATATTCTGGAGTTATAGCGAGGGATTTGGAATATAAACTTCTTGAGCTTGGTATAAATGTTATTTTCCAAAGTGATTTTCATACTTTGCTTGCAACACTCCCTACACTAGATGAGAGAGATGCACTTTTCGTTATATCTCAAAGTGGTAGAACAGCTGATATATATTGTCTTGTAAAAGAAGCAAAAAAAAGAAAAATTAAAATAGTGGCAATCACTCAAACTTGTGATAACCCTATAAAAAATCTTGCTGATATTCAGATAACAACTGTTGTGGAAAAAAATAATTTTAGATCAACTTCATTATACTCAAGAATCTCTCAACTTACTATAATAGATATAATTTATGTATCATTGATTTCAAGTGATAAAAAACTTGCTGAAAAATATATCGGTGATGCGATTGAAATGGTTAGCAAATT of the Fusobacterium perfoetens genome contains:
- a CDS encoding MurR/RpiR family transcriptional regulator produces the protein MSVIDRINTMQNKFTSKEKKINKFIMANLDKIMYMNTYEIAEQCDTSQASVVRFAKKLGYSGFPELKVDFGKEIGRREAKDKITFTYEDISENGEIGETVKNVVKINTSIIQDTYSSLDIQTIEETVKTIKKARKVMIVGAGYSGVIARDLEYKLLELGINVIFQSDFHTLLATLPTLDERDALFVISQSGRTADIYCLVKEAKKRKIKIVAITQTCDNPIKNLADIQITTVVEKNNFRSTSLYSRISQLTIIDIIYVSLISSDKKLAEKYIGDAIEMVSKFKL